CCGGGCTGGCCAGGCCGGCCAGGGTGCGTTGGCGGCCCTCGCCACTGGCCAGGCAGGCACGCAGTGCGGCGTGGGCCACGTCGTCGGTGCCCGGCGCCATGCGGCGGTGAAAGGCGCCATCGAGGTCATGTGAGCGGTTCAGCGTGCAGGCCAGGTCGACGTCGCCGGGGCCGATCTCGCTGCGGTCCTGCAGTTCGCCAAGCATCAGCGCCAGCTCGCGCCAGCGGTGCTCGTCGGTCAACCAGCCCAGGCCGCGACCGAGGTCGAGCAGGCGCACGCGCTCGTAGGCGCTGCTGTCGCGCGCCAGCGTGAGGAAGCGCGAGCGCGCGCCCAGGTCGTTGGCGATGGCGTCCAGCCGCCGCGCCACCTCGGGGTCCCGGCGGGTGGCATCGTCGAGCTGCTGCAGCGTGCGCTCGACACGCTCGATGTGCAGTCGCAGCTCGCCGATCGGCCGCTGCAGCAGCAGCTGCATGAAGGCCAGGCGCTGGGCCACGCTGCGGCGGTCGTCAGCGAACTGGCACATGTCCTGGCGCGAACCGGCCCGGGCGTCCTGCGGGCTGACGCCAGAGACCGCCGTCAGGCCGTAGCCGCCAAAGGCGCTGAGCAGCTTCGGGCTGCGCCGGCCCTGGCCGATCTCGCGCGCACCGCCGGCCTTGAAGACCTGCTCCAGCACCTCGCCGGCCACCGGGCCGAGCGGTGCGAAAGAGGCAAAGCCGAAAATCGCCGGCACGCCCGGAAAGACCTGGCGCATGCGGTCGCGGCTGCTCTCGCCCTGGCGTTCGCCCAGGCTGCGCAGGTACTGCTCGGCCTCGGCGCGGGAGTGGCCGTCGCGCACCAGCTCGCGCATCACCTCGCCCGCGGCACTGCCGAGCGCGTGGGGGTTGAGGGTGTTGCAGCCGAAGAGGTAGACCTCCTTGAGCTGCTCGAACAGGCCGGGGCAAGAGGCGCTGCAGGAAACGCGCTCCAGCTCGTCGACCGTCAGGTTCTCGCGCAGGTCGGGGTCGTCGGCAAAGAACTCGTTGCGGCCGTCGAAGTGGCCGGAAACGACCAGCACGTCGCAGCGCACCCCGGCCTGGCAGGCGGAGGCCAGCCAGTCGCGCCGGCCGCGCTCGACCAGCTCGACGAAGCGGAATCCCGGCTCGCCCAGGTGGCGACGGAAGGCCTCCTTCTCATCGGCCGAGTTGACCGTGATGGTGCAGACCGTGCGCGGCGTGGCGGGGAGCGCGGGGGCTGGGGCGGACGCCCTGGCGGCGGCCTTCTGCGCCAGCCGGAGCGCCGACGGATCCTTCGCCTTGGCAGCGGCAACCCCCGGGCCAGCCCAGAGCAGGGCCGCGACCAGGGCCAGACAGCGAAACAGCGCGCGGTGCATCGTTAAATTGTAACGACGCGTTCCGCAACGGCTTGTCACGCCTGGTTCCCGGCCTCGCCCGTCAAGGCAGCACGTGCCATCGGCCCTGCGCCTCGGCCACGCGCAGCTGACCCTGCAGGTGCAGCAGGTGGGCGCGCAGCGAGCGAGCCGCCACCGGGTGCCGCTGCGGCGGCACGTCGTGGTAGACCACCGGCAGCAGCGCCTCCAGCGGGCTGGACCCCAGCCGGATGAGCGCGGCCAGCGTGGCGGCCTCCCGGCGCCGGCGGTGGCGGATCAGCAGCTCCAGCGCCCGCGCCGGCTGCGGGATCAGGAAGCCATGGCCCGGCGCGATCCACTCGAAGCCCTGCGGCCCCTCGACCCGATCGGCCAGCGCGCGCAGCGAGGCCAGGTAGGCCGCCATGTCGCCATCGGGCGGGTTGATGACCACGGTGGAGCCCTGCATCACGTGGTCGCCGGTGAAGAGCAGGCGCTCCTGCACGTGGCGGTAACAGAGGTGGTTGGCGGCGTGACCGGGGGTGTGGATGACCTCCAGCGTCAGCTCCGGGCCGAGTTCCAGCAGCTCGCCGCCGGCCAGTGGCCGATCGGGCGCAAAGGCCGTGTCCTGCCACTCCGGGTGCGCCGGCCGCTGGCCAAGGACCTGCGCACCGGTGGCGGCCTGCAGCGCGCGGGCGGCGGGCGAGTGGTCGATGTGGGTGTGCGTGACCAGGATCCAGCGGATCGGCCCTGGCGCCGCCGCGAGCAACGACTGCACGTGCGCGGGGTCGTCGGGACCGGGGTCGATCACCGCCCAGCCGGCCTCGTCCGCCGGGCCGCGGCCGCCACTGCGCAAGAGGTAGCTGTTGGTGCCCGGGCCGGTCATCACGCTGCCGTTGGGCGCGGTGACACGCAGCACGCGCCGATCCGGCGACAGCGGCACGGCCACGCCCGGCGCGATGTGGGCCAGCGCATGCCCGGCGCCCTGCGGGTCGATGCGGCCGATCTCCGGGTAGGCCGGGTGCTGCGGCGGGATGGGCGCCAGCCGACCGCCCCCCTGGGGATCCAGCGGCCCCAGCCGGCCCAGGCGGGGCTGGATCGGGCTGATCGGGCCCAGCTGCCCCGCCCAGGCCAGCATCTCGGCCACATCGGCAAAGCCGGCCAGCTGGTCCAGCAATGAGCGCGCCGGGCCGGTGACCTGCACACCCGCCGCCCCGGAAAGCGCCTCGGCCGCGCCCAGCCAGCGCAGGTCGACCATCTCGCTGCCGTCGTGCCGGGCCTCCTGGCCCTGCGGTGCGCGGGCAAGGAAGAAGCGCGCATCGAAGCGCTTGGGCATGCCCAGCGGCGTCACCCAGTGGGCGATCCAGTGCAGCCGGTCCACCGCGAGCCGCCAACCCAGCGCCTCGCAGAGCTGCGCCAGCGTGCGCTCACCGCGCTGCAACGCCAGGCGCCAGTCATCGGCCAGGACCGCCAGCTCGCCAGGATCGGGCTCGCCGCCATCGGCCTCCACCGCGAGCAGCAGGCCGGCCTCTTCGAAGCACTCGCGCAGCGCCGCCACCCAGTGGTCCAGCCCGCCGGCGGCCAGCCCGAGGCGCTCACTCGCCGCCACGTCGTCCAGCCCGGCGCAGTGCGGGTGCGCCGCCCGATCGGCCGCATCCAGCAGCCCGCCGGGGAAGACCCAGGCGTGGCTGTTCTGGTCCCCCCGGTCGGCGCGCCGCAGCATCAGCAGCTGCGGGCCGGCCTCGGTGTCGCGGGCGAGCAGCAGGGTCGCGGAGGGGCGCAGCGGAGCCGGCGTGGGAGCGTCAGAGCGGGTCATCGGGGCGAGCGGAGGAGCAGGCGGGGAGCGCGATTCTTCCACCGGGCCGGCAAACGCGCAGTCGCCGCTGCGTCGCCGCTGCATCGCGGCTGCGTCGTGACGGTCCCCCCGGCCGCGGCACGTACCATCGGGCCTGTTGCCCCGGCCGAACCGTCGTCCCCCATGCGCCCTCTTCGTCTGAACGCCCTGTTTTCCGCGCGCTGGTCCGCGCCCTTGTCCGCCGCCCTGTTCGCCGGCCTCGTTGCGAGCGCCCACGCCAATCCGGCCGAGAACAACGCGGCGATGCTGCAACTGGCCACCGACAAGGGCTGCATGGCCTGCCACAGCATCGACCCCAAGCCGAAGCGCGCCGACGGCCTGCCGCCGATCGCCCCGTCCTGGCGCGAAGTGGCGCTGAAATACCGCGACGACCCGGTGGCCTACCGCAAGCTCACCGACACGGTCATCACCGGCGCCGACCCCAAGGCACGCCACTGGGCCGGCCGCGTTGGCGCGGCCACGATGCCGCCCAACGCCGCCACCATCAGCGCCGACGAAGCGCGCATGCTGGTGAACTGGCTGCTGGTGCTGGTGCCCTGACCGCACGCTCCGGCCCGGTCGCCGGCGTTCAGCCAGCGTGCCGCCGCGCCACCCAGTAGGTGACGCCTTCGGCACCGTAGCGCTCGGCGTGCGGCACCTCGCGCGCCAGCTCGAAGCGGTCGCCCGGCCGCAGGTGGCGGGTCTCATCGCCGCAGCTCAGCCACATCTCGCCCTGCACCACCACCGCCTCCACCGCGAAGGGATGGGTGTGGGTGTCGAGCACCGTATCCGGCGCCCAGCGGCGCTCGGTCACTTCGTCGAAGCCGCGGGCGAGGGCAGCCTGCTGGAAGCGTTGGAAATCGGTGGGGGTGTCGGGCATGGCAGCGGTCAAGGCGATGGATCCGGTGGGCAAGTACAACAGTCGGAGTGTGAACCCAGAAACCCAGCCACACCGACCTGGGGAAATGCCGACCGCCGCCTGGTTCATGATGGGGAGCCGCCAGAACGACCAAGGCCGGCAGTGCCGGCCTTGAAGCGTTGATGAGTTGATGCGTTGGGCGGATCAACCGGCCTTGCGGCGCCGTCCCACGAAGCCCAGCACGCCCAGGCCGGCGAGCAGCATGGCGTAGGTTTCGGGTTCAGGAACCGCGGCAGTGAAGCTGCCATCCAGTTCGGCGCGTAGCCCGGTCGGACCCCCGCTGTTGTTCACCACGAAGGACAACGTGTTCAAGCCGGCAACGAACCCGGACGAGACCGTGAACGACGCGAACGAGCTGTAGTCGGAGTGGGCGGAAAAGGAGATCGCGTTGCCATTGATCAGGACGCTGGTGACCGAATTGTCGGCGCTGACCAAGCCGCTGATGACGGCAGAGCCCGTCTCATACCCGGTGAGGTCGAACGTCGTCGAGTAGGTGTAGTCCCCGATCGCCGTCGTGCCTGAACCCGTGTTGCCAGGCCCCACCAGAGGGGTGATCCAACTGGAATTGGCGCTGGGGGCCATCCAGACGCCACCGTAGCCCTCGGCGTCATCGACTGCATAGGTTGGGCTACTGCCCAGGAGGTAGTGCGCGTCCGTCGTCCCGTTGGCCAGCACGACGTCACTGTTGTCAACACCAGTGTCATAGAGCCCGACGGCGAGCACCGAGGCCATCGCGTCGGACCCGAGCGCGGCAACGGCAAGGAGCGCCGCACCAATGACAGGGCGGAGGTGGGTTTTCATGGCAAGAAACTCCCTAAGAAATGTGGGACTTTCATTTCTACGCCGATCATCCCGGCCCGCAAGCCCTCATCCTGGGGGCGGGTTGCCTTGGCGTTGACACAACGCTCAGGTTCTTTTCGGGTCCAGCCGGACTCACCGCGCCAGCACCCCCTTCAGCGCCACCCCCGTGTGGCTCCGGCTCTTCACCACCTGCTCCGGCGTACCGGTGACCACCACCCGGCCGCCGCCGGTGCCGCCTTCCGGGCCCAGGTCGATGACCCAGTCGGCTTCGGCGATCACGTCCAGGTCGTGTTCGATCACCACCACGCTGTGGCCGGCGTCGACCAGGCGGTGCAGCACGCGGATGAGCTTTTCCACGTCGGCCATGTGCAGGCCGACCGTCGGCTCGTCGAGCACGTAGAGCGTGTGCGGCGCGCGGTTGCCGCGGCGGGTGATGTCGTCGCGCACCTTGC
The Sphaerotilus microaerophilus DNA segment above includes these coding regions:
- a CDS encoding MBL fold metallo-hydrolase, whose protein sequence is MTRSDAPTPAPLRPSATLLLARDTEAGPQLLMLRRADRGDQNSHAWVFPGGLLDAADRAAHPHCAGLDDVAASERLGLAAGGLDHWVAALRECFEEAGLLLAVEADGGEPDPGELAVLADDWRLALQRGERTLAQLCEALGWRLAVDRLHWIAHWVTPLGMPKRFDARFFLARAPQGQEARHDGSEMVDLRWLGAAEALSGAAGVQVTGPARSLLDQLAGFADVAEMLAWAGQLGPISPIQPRLGRLGPLDPQGGGRLAPIPPQHPAYPEIGRIDPQGAGHALAHIAPGVAVPLSPDRRVLRVTAPNGSVMTGPGTNSYLLRSGGRGPADEAGWAVIDPGPDDPAHVQSLLAAAPGPIRWILVTHTHIDHSPAARALQAATGAQVLGQRPAHPEWQDTAFAPDRPLAGGELLELGPELTLEVIHTPGHAANHLCYRHVQERLLFTGDHVMQGSTVVINPPDGDMAAYLASLRALADRVEGPQGFEWIAPGHGFLIPQPARALELLIRHRRRREAATLAALIRLGSSPLEALLPVVYHDVPPQRHPVAARSLRAHLLHLQGQLRVAEAQGRWHVLP
- a CDS encoding c-type cytochrome produces the protein MSAALFAGLVASAHANPAENNAAMLQLATDKGCMACHSIDPKPKRADGLPPIAPSWREVALKYRDDPVAYRKLTDTVITGADPKARHWAGRVGAATMPPNAATISADEARMLVNWLLVLVP
- a CDS encoding cupin domain-containing protein; the encoded protein is MPDTPTDFQRFQQAALARGFDEVTERRWAPDTVLDTHTHPFAVEAVVVQGEMWLSCGDETRHLRPGDRFELAREVPHAERYGAEGVTYWVARRHAG
- a CDS encoding PEP-CTERM sorting domain-containing protein, with translation MKTHLRPVIGAALLAVAALGSDAMASVLAVGLYDTGVDNSDVVLANGTTDAHYLLGSSPTYAVDDAEGYGGVWMAPSANSSWITPLVGPGNTGSGTTAIGDYTYSTTFDLTGYETGSAVISGLVSADNSVTSVLINGNAISFSAHSDYSSFASFTVSSGFVAGLNTLSFVVNNSGGPTGLRAELDGSFTAAVPEPETYAMLLAGLGVLGFVGRRRKAG